In a genomic window of Melanotaenia boesemani isolate fMelBoe1 chromosome 1, fMelBoe1.pri, whole genome shotgun sequence:
- the LOC121639501 gene encoding lamin-L(III)-like, whose protein sequence is MAWVTSSPAAAFGGRSSRCAAAGPSPSSPSPTRLSRVQEKQELQNLNDRLANYIQRVRELESERSFMLMQLEEKDDSKRREMGNVRRLYEEELADVRKSLDAEAGERARLQIDYGNLREEHEKLQTRNQKKEDDLTNALTQWRKAEANLNSKDAEHTALLSEKRKLGSELTDLQGQMENV, encoded by the exons ATGGCCTGGGTCACTTCCAGCCCGGCCGCCGCCTTCGGTGGCCGCTCCAGCCGCTGCGCTGCAGCCGGCCCGTCCCCATCCAGCCCCAGCCCAACACGTCTGTCCCGAGtccaagaaaaacaagaactcCAAAACCTGAACGACCGCTTAGCTAACTACATCCAGCGGGTCCGAGAGCTGGAGAGCGAGAGGTCCTTCATGCTCatgcagctggaggagaaggaCGACTCGAAGAGACGTGAAATGGGCAATGTGCGGCGGCTGTACGAGGAGGAGCTGGCCGATGTGAGGAAGTCCCTGGATGCCGAGGCCGGAGAACGCGCCCGTCTGCAGATTGACTACGGGAATCTGAGAGAGGAGCATGAAAAACTTCAAACCAG GAATCAGAAGAAGGAGGATGACCTGACCAATGCATTAACTCAGTGGAGGAAAGCTGAAGCAAACCTGAACTCCAAGGATGCGGAGCACACCGCGCTGCTGTCTGAGAAGAGGAAACTCGGCAGCGAACTGACAGACCTGCAGGGCCAGATGGAAAATGTATGA